Part of the Quercus robur chromosome 5, dhQueRobu3.1, whole genome shotgun sequence genome, AAATATGAGCGCCTTCCGAATGTATGCTACTGGTGTGGACGGTTGGATCATTTTGACAGGGATTGTGATCGGTGGATACAGAGTAGTGGCACTCTAACCAAACAGGATCAAGAGTATGGGTCCTGGATACGAGCATCTTCATTACCGGTATTCAACAACTCGCTGGTAGTGGTGCCAGGTTACTATGAAGCGAGAAAAAAGGACATTGAGAATAGAGGAAACCGAAGGAAGAGCAACAACACGGCAGTGGAGAAGGTGGCAGAGGGAGGCGGTCCGGTGGAAGTCAGGTCTGGTATAATTAATGATCCAATAATTAGAGAGGAAGACGTTATGGACGTTACAAAACAAAGGGGTACAACGGATGAAAATTTGGAACCGGTACAGATGGTAAAGGGTGCCGAGAATCAAGGGGattattttgagaagaaaataaaggaaattgaTTTGGAGTTaatgaaatttgaattaaaGAAGGACTCAGGCAGCGGAGGTGCAGTAAATACGGAATCTGTTGTTGACTTGGAGAATGAAACCGAAAATATTGGAGTTGAGCAAAATCTTTCCAGACGCGGAGTGGAGGCGTGTGAACaatttaatgaaattgataaCCACGTGCAAAAGGGTGTAGGAAACCCTAGAGTGCAAGTGACTCACGTGCTAGGTAAAACATAAATGCCATTGGCAAGCAACAGCCCCACGTGGaaaagaatagagagaaaagaagcaaGTACTACCCGTGTAGCTAGTCCTTTGAAATCTTTGAAGCGGGTAGGTGATGAATTCCTTGAATCCGAGTTACCTAGGAAGAAAATACAGGTTTCTCGGGATGATCAAGAACCAACAATTGAAGTGGCGAGGGCTGAAAATCAGTCCCGCCAAGAGCCATGAATATCCTATGTTGGAACtatcgtgggcttgggaacccacagACAGAGCAAGAGCTTGGTGATGTGATCCGGGCACAAGATCCCTTAGTCGTGTTCCTAGCCGAAACATGGCTTGACAAAGCTAGGCTGGAGGAAATAAAGGTACGGCTCAAATTTGATGGTTTGATTGAAGTTTCGAGAGTAGGCAGAGGAGGTGGGGTGGCTATCTTATGGAAGAAGGAGTGTGATTTCTCTATTGATACCTACTCCCCTAACCATATGGATGGAATAGTGAATAAGGGGAAGGAAGATGAATGGAGATTTACCGGCTTTTATGGAGAGCCAGACACAAAAAACCGTCGTGAATCCTGGGCTAAGCTGAGAAGATTAAGAAGTAAGTACACTCTCCCTTAGTTGTGTGcgggagattttaatgaaatcacGAGAATAGATGGGAGGCAGGTTCAGACCAAGAAGCCAAATGGAAGCTTTTAGGGATGTGCTTGATGAATGTGAATTTAAATATTTGGGTTTTGTGGAAGGGAAGTACACATGGTATAGAGGATCAGGAAGGGGTAACACTATTTGGGAAAGACTTGATTGGGCAGTTGCTACAACGGACTGGCTAGATATGTTTCCGGCAACAAAGGTGTTACATTTGGAATGTGGGTCCTCTAACCATAAGCCCTTGATCATTAGGCTAAAAGGAATTCAGATAAAGCAACAAAGACCATGGAGGTTTGAGCAAATGTGGCTTGAGGATACAAGTTGTAGTGAAGTTGTGGATTTGGCTTGGAGAAGACATTTTTCAGGTAACCCGGTTGTTCAAGTGGAGTGAAAAATAAAGGAGTGTCAAGAAAAACTGAAGCAGTGGAGCCGTGTGTCCTTTGGGAGTATTACTCGGtccatgaagaaaaaaaacaacaattgaGGCAAGCGGAACAAAGGGTCATTAGAGGGGGGACAATGGATGCAGTTAATCAGTCGAAGTAGGACATAAATGGGTTATTAATCAAGGAGGAGAAGATGTGGAAGCAAAGATCAAGAGCTTTGTGGCTTAAGGAGGGGGACcagaacacaaaattttttcacaatcgGGCTTCTCATAGATATAAGAGGAATAGGATTGAGGAGTTGAAAAATGAAGCAGGGGTGGTATGCAAAAACGAAGAGGAGATTTCAGATATTTTGGTTGACTACTACCACCAATTATTTACAACGGCCTCACCAACACACATGGAGGAAGTTCTAAGGGTAGTTCCTTCTACCATCACAGAGGAACAAAATGCCATGCTAGCTGCTGAATATGTTAAGGCTGAAATTGATGAGGCACTTCAACAGATGGAACCACTAAAGGCACCAGGACCCGATGGCTTACCTCTTTTGTTTTATCAAAAGTTCTAGAATTCTATTGGAGATGATGTCTCAGTAGCTATTCTAAAGTGCCTAAACTCAGGTTTTATTCCTCCATCTATTAATCACACTTTCATTACTTTAATCCCCAAAGTAAAAAGCCCTACTGTTGTTTCTGAATTTCGTCCCATATCCCTTTGCAATGTCATATATAAGTTAGCTTCAAAGGTTATTGTAAATAGACTTAAAAAAGTCCTGCCACATCTGATCTCTGAGTCACAAAGTGCATTCCAATCAAATAAGGCTATTTCAGATAATATTTTGGTGGCCTTTGAGTTGTTACACCATATGAAGACACAGAAGTCGAAGAAAGCAGATTTCATGACCTTAAAGCTAGACATGAGTAAAGCATATGATAGAGTGGAGTGGAAATTTTTGattgaaattatgaaaaaaatgggtttttgtgatGCTTGGGTGAACCTCATTTATGAATGTATCAGCACAGTGTCTTATTCAATCTTAGTTAATGGGGAACCCAAAGGCGAAATCTCTCCAACTTGGGGAATTTGTCAGGGGGACCCATTATCACATACCTTTTTTTGTTGTGCTCGGAGGGGTTGAATAGATTGATCCAACATGCTGCAAGGGATAATGTTATTCGGGATTTCTCCTTATgtaaaaatggcccaaaaatTACTAAcctattttttgcagatgatacttTGTTGTTTTGCCGAGCAAGGATGGAGGAGTTGCAAGCCATTCAACACATCCTATCACTATATGAAGGGGCATCCGGTCAAGAAATAAACCGGGAGAAGACAACCCTTTTCTTTAGCAAAGCAGTGCCTGAAGAAATGAAGAGAGACATCATAAGCTTCCTAGGAGTTCCAGAAATCAAGGAATATGAAAAATACCTTGGTTTGCCCGCTGTGGTTGGTAGAAATAAAAGGGCAAGTCTCACTTATATCAAAGAGAGGGTGTGGGCAAAGCTTCAAGGTTGGAAGGAAAAGCTCCTATCTCAAGCGGGGAGAGAGATCTTGCTCAAGGCGGTGGTGCAAGCTATCCCCACATTTGCAATGAGTTGTTTCAAGTTGCCGGTGGGTTTGTGCAGGGAGATTGAAATGCAAAtcagaaaattttggtggggtgaACGTGGTAgtcaaagaaaaattcattggaagAGTTGGGAGGTGTTATGCAAACCGAAAGAGGAGGGGGGTATGAGGTTCAAAGATTTGGTGAGATTCAATGAGGCTATGCTTGCTAAACAGATTTAGAGACTACAAACGGATAGAAATTCACTTCTATTTAAGGTTTTCAGCACAAAATACTTTCCCACGGGTTCGGTAATGGAGGCAAAAAGCAAGAAAGGCTCCTATGCTTGGCAAAGTATCCTTAAAGCAAGGCATGTCATTGAGAAGGGGATGTTATGGAGGGTTGGTGATGGATCACAGATTAGGGTGTTTGAGGATAGATGGATTCCGGGCTGCCTTCCAACCAAAGCAATACCACGCATGCTAGAATGTAAGGATGATTCCACGGTTAGCTCACTAATAGAGCAGACAACTATGGAATGGAATGGCCAGTTGATTGACCAGAAAATTTCTCCATATCTGGCTCAAAGAATTAAGGCTATCCCACTGTGCAGAACGCCACAGGAAGATTGCACCGTTTGGCCACGAAGCCAGGATGGAAATTACTCGGTAAAGACTGGGTATCAACTATTAGACGAGTTGGAAAACAGGGATGTTGCGTCGGGGTCAAACACTGATGATTCAAGGAAATTTTGGAAGTGGATGTGGAGTTTGAAAATCCCAAACAAGATAAAACACTTTGGTTGGCGAGCATGCACCGAATCACTCCCAACGTTGGCAAATTTGCATCGGCGGAAGGTGGTGCAGTCACCGTTATGCAGCAACTGTAACAGAGCAAAGGAAACGGTCCAACTTGCACTTTGGGACTGTGATCAGGTGCTGGGTTGCTGGGGGTACGGGTTCAAGAAACTTAGAAACCCAGAACAGAGTATGGGCTCGTTTGCAGACTTGGTGTTCTCGGCAAGGCAGTAGGACGTAAATATGGAGTTGTTTATGGTGGTTGCTTGGATGATATGGACCAGGCGTAACAAGAAGCACTTCAACGAGCAGCACCAACCCCCTGAGAAGATCCCTAAAGCGGCAGCAGCATTGCTAGCTGAGTTCCATGGAAATTCTGTTGGTAGGTCCGACAGAAAACTGACCCACACACAACGTTGGGTACCACCAGATGAAGGAATGTATAAGGTGAATTATGACAGGGCTTGTTTTGTGGATGAAGAGAAAGCAGGCATTGGTGTTGTGGTGCGGAATGATCGGGGTCAAGCCATGGGATCTCTAGCAGAGAAAATTGAAATGCCATCGACTGTGGAAGTCTTAGAGGCAATGGCAGCAAGGAGAGTGATGATATTCATGGAGGAGTTGGGTTTGAGACATGTAGTATTTGAGGGAGACTCCGAGATTGTGGTAAAAGCACTAGTAGGCCTTTGCCTAGACCGGTCTAGTATCGGTCATATTATAAAAGATTGTAAGTCCTTAAGGGGTGTGTTCCAAACTTGTTCTTTCTCTCATGTTAGGTGGCAGGGCAACGGTGTTGCACATGCTTTAGCTAGGAGAGCTAGAATGTCGTttcctttgtttgtttggatgGAATATGTTCCAGCCGACATTACCTATCTAGTTTATGTTGATGTAACTTCATAATTTTTCCATACATGAATAAAGTGGCtccttttcttctcaaaaaaaaaaaagccaccaAATTATTTACTCCattttctatattaatatttgaaagaaaaataaaagtcaattccttctaaaataaaaaaaaaaaaaaaaattcgaaaataaggtttttaattaacattattttgtaGCCCAAATCTACTAGTGTATATGcacaatataatttaaaaaaattacaattacacacatatattgatataaattattctctctctctctcttttattttaattattttaatttcttttagatATACTCATAATATTCCTCCAAATATTGTACTGCCTTTTGAACAAGAGCCAACCCGGATTTGTGTTGCCCACCCATTCTAACCTAATTTCGATTTCCCCATAACGCCCAAGCACAGGTCGCTACTTTGGCTGCCTTTTCCGGTGTACTGTCCTCCTCCATAAGCAAGCCCCACATTATTTCCTTGAAGCTACAATCTTGGTCCAATTCAAAAGGTAGAGCTAACTTAGAACTCTCCGACATCTCACGAGCAAACTTGCACGTCCAAAAACAATGGTTCGAATTTTCCGATGCCAACTTACAACCATCACATACATCTTCCATTAACACCCGTCactgattgtttttaattgtacatATGCATATGTACGGGTTATACACTAATTTttataaagataataatcaataaagattttctccataattttttacttgaaaataattatctctattattattattttaataaaaattattatccaTTAATtctaaatagaaaaaaaaattctttattttatggCCCAAATTGCAAATTTTAATTCACCCATGTAACGTTAATTTAAATAATGCAGTTGCATCTGACATGACATATTGTAAtcggtttaattaaaattttttttgactcCTACTattgcaatttatttttttcaaaatccaaattcatgagccaaatttaattttatttaccgtgtttaatcattaattttttttttttttttttttgctgaataatcaTTAATGTAATTTAATTAGGAGTTGTTTGCCTTTCCATATAGGTTACGAAATTATTTCCTTTCCCTATGCTAATTATTGAATAACATTGGAACTTGGAAACCTCttgcatatatataaaagtaaagaaaagtCACTTTATAAACTAGGTTTTGCTTGTTGGCAGACATCTGCGACTATTACTTCACTCCTAACCCATCAAAACCCTGAATCGCCGCCGCAACCATCACAACTCAACTCAACAAAGCAAAGCCGCCGCCACCGAGATATAATTATTCATCTTTGAGAAGATGGTGTTTGAAAGGAAGCAGAAGAGAAGAAATCTAGATGGTGTTGATGCTCTGGATCGTATATCCCAATTGCCAGAACATATTATACACCACATCCTCTTCCTCATGCCCCATAAAGATGCTGCTCGTACCACTGTTTTGTCCAAGTCATGGAAACAAGTGTGGAACTCACTGCCCAGGTATGATTTCACATTCTGTGATGGAACGTATTATGATAATAGCCCAGCTCACTTTGAGAAGAAAATCGAGAAATTTGTTAGGTCTGTTAATGAAGATTTGTTACCACTCCGTGAGCACAAGACAACAATCCAAATTGTCCAACAGTTTAGGTTGAGGATGACCCTTTGTCATCACAAATATGCCTCTCGTATTGATAACTGGATTAAATTGGCTAATAGAAATCTCATGGAATCGCTATACCTTGAGTTGACCAGCATGAACAAAGTGGGAAGGTATGTTTTGCCTAAGACAACCTTTTTTGTTGAATCTTTAGCCGAATTAACGTTGAAGGGTTGTAAAGTGTTGGGAAACTATTTTGGTGACGATATGATTAAGTCTATTTATTTGCGAAAGCTGACTCTAGAGAGAGTTGACGTTAATTATTTGACAATAACAAAGATCCTACGTTGCTGCCCTTTGCTTGAGGAATTCACTCAATCGAATTGTTGCGTGAAAGCGAAACGTGTTCACATAAATTATGCTCCCAAGCTTAAGAAGGCTAAATTATATGGAGTCAAAAAGATTAAGATTGAAGCTCCTAATCTTGAAGAACTATACTGTAGGGGTGATCCTGGACGATTGGACTCAGATTCGTTTGCTTGCAACAATGTAAAGAAACTGAAAATATCAATGTTCGAAACTTCTAAATTGTTTGAGGACCTTAATTCTAAGTTTCCCCTACTTGAGACCTTGGACTTGCAATTCTACGACTCCAAACTTAAAATTTCCAGTGATAGACTTAAGAGTTTAAGTTTGTTATGTCCTAATAAACAGTTGCCGATGCTTCAGGTTGATTGTGCAAATCTTCATTACTTTGAATATAATTGCAGTGCAATACCGTCCTCATTTTCCATCACTTCttgttttctattaaaaattgaaaatacacTTCGGCTAGACAGTCATCTAGACACTTTCAGGTTTATAACACTCAGACAATATCTTCGAAATTTTATGGAGCACCAAACTTTGACGTTGTGGTTTATCCCCAATTGCACGGTAAGCCCAAAAATATATTGAAGtctaatttcttattttgtttttccattttcAATATTCATATAGTGATGATATTATGTGCATAGTCTATTCCATGATTCCAGTGccagttcttttttcttttttccattttgacGTTCATACAGTGATGATATTAAGCACATAGTCTAATTCCATGATTCCAATAAACCAGTTCTATTTTCTTACTTTATATACGGGTATTTTTTTAGTGAGTGTTTACAGGTTAATTACATACTTTTCTTCCTTGATCAATTAATAGAAACCTGTTTCCTATCTTGACTTACAAAATAAAACAAGCAAACCCTTAATCTCATGTCTATGAATTGTGATAGAAATACTAAAAGAATAGTATTGTATTAtacaagtaataaaatatatatgagtgTATTTATATAAAAGGTAGAGTATGCAATACTAATAATTATACTATATAAGTAAATAAAGTGGATTTAAAGCTCATAGTCTATTATACGTTAGCAAATTGAAATTGTGTACATATGTTGGAATGGTTTGAATTGTCGAATTGGTGGCTTGATATTAGCCAACAATCATCAGAACATTGCATGAACCCATGGTCGAAATATTTGACTTCTATGTTGATAGAAATCTTACACTATTCTCTCATGTTCTGGAACATTTTAGATGCATCCATGCTTCACCTTTTAGCCGAAAATACATGCAACCAAATTCATGCATAGCCTAAATGTATGACTCCATAGGCCATAAATGGATGCATGCATATGCGTGAAAGTATGACTTGATTAACAAAGTCAAAGATATACAATTCCTTGTATGTAAGCTTGTGTGAAGATTTACAGCactcatgcattaaatgtgtcaTGGATTGCTTAGCCACTATTGTTGACTTCCTTAACAATAGAAATCTCGTGGACGTAGGCATATTATCAAACCACATAAATTTCTTGTGTCAtattatcttctctctctcttctttaacCTTGTGTAAACAAATTTATTTCACCAAATTTTCACAACAACATATCATATACATGTGCttgtctatttttttgcctttttcctcaaccaatttttttttctttaaatgtttCTATCACTCTATTAGTCTTTAAAAATACAGGTTGTGCCTTCTTATTCAAGTTTGTGATACAGCATTTATACAAAATTAATTTCGTGAATAAGTTCAAGATGCTAAAGTTTACGTTTTTGCTTTCTTACTCAGATTTCCTTTTCTCCCGAGGAGTTAAGTAAAGATCTACCAATTCCTCCAATTGCAACTGTTGAGCACTTGGAGTTGGGAAATGTTCCTATAATGCAAGACTATACAGCTCTTTTAGATGGCTTATTATGGAGTTGTCATCCAAAAGTCCTGTTGATACGTGCAGATTCAGAAAGCAAGGAATTCGTAAATGTGAgtaaaatttaattcttagcGAGGAGAAAAG contains:
- the LOC126728099 gene encoding uncharacterized protein LOC126728099, giving the protein MELFMVVAWMIWTRRNKKHFNEQHQPPEKIPKAAAALLAEFHGNSVGRSDRKLTHTQRWVPPDEGMYKVNYDRACFVDEEKAGIGVVVRNDRGQAMGSLAEKIEMPSTVEVLEAMAARRVMIFMEELGLRHVVFEGDSEIVVKALVGLCLDRSSIGHIIKDCKSLRGVFQTCSFSHVRWQGNGVAHALARRARMSFPLFVWMEYVPADITYLVYVDVTS
- the LOC126728101 gene encoding F-box/LRR-repeat protein At3g26922-like, which encodes MVFERKQKRRNLDGVDALDRISQLPEHIIHHILFLMPHKDAARTTVLSKSWKQVWNSLPRYDFTFCDGTYYDNSPAHFEKKIEKFVRSVNEDLLPLREHKTTIQIVQQFRLRMTLCHHKYASRIDNWIKLANRNLMESLYLELTSMNKVGRYVLPKTTFFVESLAELTLKGCKVLGNYFGDDMIKSIYLRKLTLERVDVNYLTITKILRCCPLLEEFTQSNCCVKAKRVHINYAPKLKKAKLYGVKKIKIEAPNLEELYCRGDPGRLDSDSFACNNVKKLKISMFETSKLFEDLNSKFPLLETLDLQFYDSKLKISSDRLKSLSLLCPNKQLPMLQISFSPEELSKDLPIPPIATVEHLELGNVPIMQDYTALLDGLLWSCHPKVLLIRADSESKEFVNFLSETLVIKEEEPKCCGDSHMKCWRHYLKAVKSEPYLDGMEYVKVCHCDALSDSISALEICH